From a single Cyclobacterium marinum DSM 745 genomic region:
- the folB gene encoding dihydroneopterin aldolase, whose amino-acid sequence MGKVSLEGIEFHAFHGVFSEEKKLGNRFTVDLHVHTDFQQAMYSDDLNYTVDYFKLYQIAKAHMQVPVKLLEHLGHLMIEDILKAYPDSKEVQVIIKKHNPALGGVVNFSVVEVAYPRDYK is encoded by the coding sequence ATGGGAAAAGTATCACTTGAAGGAATTGAATTTCATGCTTTCCATGGCGTTTTTTCAGAAGAGAAGAAATTAGGTAATCGATTTACAGTTGACTTGCATGTTCATACTGATTTTCAACAAGCCATGTATTCTGACGACCTTAATTATACTGTCGATTATTTTAAGCTTTATCAAATTGCTAAAGCACACATGCAGGTGCCGGTGAAATTGCTCGAACACTTAGGTCATTTAATGATTGAAGATATTTTGAAAGCTTATCCTGACAGTAAGGAAGTTCAAGTAATCATCAAGAAGCACAATCCGGCCCTTGGAGGCGTTGTTAATTTTTCCGTGGTAGAAGTGGCTTACCCGAGAGATTACAAGTAA
- a CDS encoding WD40 repeat domain-containing protein translates to MSNIQVSKLNTLRGHNHSVFALANGCQTNLIYTGSGDGMVVEWNLSELGDGLLLAKLPSSVYALEVDKQRNVLFIGQNNEGIHAIDLKSKKEIWSLKITSHPIFDIKVLDNLLLVATGDGVLVVIDIEERSPVRHIKISDQSLRVLAVAPNQKQIAVGASDHLIKVFDTQDWSPLARMQGHLNSVFALAYSPDGKTIVSGGRDASLKFWDTEKFEIQQNIAAHMYAINYLSFREDGKYFVTCSMDKSIKVWDMEAFKLLKVIDKARYVGHGTSINKVLWTKNKDQVVAISDDHTVSVWEINIGQ, encoded by the coding sequence ATGTCAAATATTCAAGTAAGTAAACTTAACACATTACGAGGGCACAATCATTCTGTTTTTGCCCTTGCCAATGGTTGCCAAACAAACCTTATTTACACCGGATCAGGAGATGGGATGGTTGTTGAATGGAACCTTTCAGAATTGGGAGATGGCCTTTTACTGGCCAAGCTGCCAAGCTCTGTATATGCCTTGGAAGTAGACAAACAGAGAAATGTCTTATTTATTGGCCAAAATAATGAGGGGATTCATGCCATTGATTTAAAAAGCAAAAAAGAAATTTGGTCGCTAAAAATCACCTCCCATCCGATTTTTGATATCAAAGTGCTTGACAACCTACTTTTGGTGGCAACAGGAGATGGGGTGTTGGTAGTAATAGATATTGAAGAACGTTCTCCCGTGAGGCACATTAAGATAAGCGATCAATCTTTGCGCGTTTTGGCAGTTGCGCCGAACCAAAAGCAAATAGCCGTAGGTGCCAGTGATCACTTGATTAAGGTTTTTGATACCCAAGATTGGTCACCATTAGCAAGAATGCAAGGGCATTTAAACTCCGTCTTTGCTTTGGCCTATAGTCCGGATGGGAAAACCATTGTAAGTGGTGGAAGGGATGCCTCACTTAAATTTTGGGATACTGAAAAATTTGAAATACAACAAAATATAGCTGCACATATGTATGCAATCAATTATCTTTCGTTCCGGGAAGATGGCAAGTATTTTGTGACTTGCAGCATGGACAAGTCCATTAAGGTATGGGATATGGAAGCGTTTAAGCTATTGAAAGTAATAGATAAAGCCAGGTATGTGGGGCATGGAACTTCAATTAATAAAGTTTTGTGGACCAAGAATAAGGATCAAGTAGTGGCGATCAGTGATGATCATACCGTTTCTGTTTGGGAAATAAATATTGGTCAATAA
- a CDS encoding DivIVA domain-containing protein encodes MKITPLDIRQKTFEKNFRGYDKDEVSTFLSYLSQEWEKLVEEKNALEIKYEHAEKEASKLREVEQSLFKTLKTAEDTGASIIEQANKTAELILKEAQMNADALHAESRGKARNMIDQAESQSKNIIEDLKEDVNVLVENYEKLLDQRDYLLKNLKRTASETLENVKTAQDGFTEIDTGIHTRLVKELQRKEKSYEVPEQEESKPSLSANTYTWEQPKNQDVAEQNKINEAKEEKAEGALEIDTISEQEKAEGDEKADKINSPTDKGGKKDQNGSFFDQFE; translated from the coding sequence ATGAAAATTACACCATTGGATATCCGTCAGAAGACCTTCGAAAAAAATTTCAGGGGCTATGATAAAGATGAAGTTTCAACCTTTTTGAGTTATTTGTCTCAAGAATGGGAAAAGCTTGTAGAAGAGAAAAATGCTCTTGAGATTAAATATGAGCATGCAGAAAAAGAAGCGTCAAAGCTTAGAGAGGTGGAGCAGTCACTTTTTAAAACATTGAAAACAGCAGAAGATACCGGTGCAAGTATTATCGAGCAAGCTAACAAAACAGCAGAATTAATTCTCAAAGAGGCGCAAATGAATGCGGATGCCTTACATGCTGAATCAAGAGGCAAGGCGCGCAATATGATTGATCAGGCAGAGTCACAATCTAAAAACATCATCGAAGACCTTAAAGAAGATGTCAATGTTTTGGTTGAAAATTATGAAAAGCTACTGGACCAGAGAGACTATTTACTTAAAAACTTGAAACGCACGGCTTCAGAAACCTTGGAAAATGTAAAAACAGCCCAAGATGGATTTACAGAAATAGATACCGGAATTCATACCCGCTTGGTCAAAGAGCTTCAAAGAAAAGAAAAAAGCTACGAAGTACCCGAACAAGAAGAATCTAAGCCTAGTCTGTCAGCGAACACCTATACTTGGGAACAACCGAAAAATCAAGATGTAGCAGAACAAAATAAGATAAATGAAGCCAAGGAGGAAAAGGCGGAAGGAGCCTTAGAAATCGATACCATTTCTGAGCAGGAGAAGGCAGAAGGAGATGAGAAAGCTGACAAAATAAATTCTCCCACTGACAAAGGGGGAAAAAAAGACCAGAATGGTTCGTTTTTTGACCAATTTGAATAA
- a CDS encoding DUF4268 domain-containing protein, whose protein sequence is MYTKQELSATRQKFWTTFGHYMKPVPNAEGRRINWKNYKTGVKHMYFRMKAERDFASISIEVQHPDSEIRSLLYDQLLTFKGVFQQEVNEEWEWKADLPNDWGENLSKVEKKLEGVNVMDQDDWPKIISFLKPRIIAIDSFWANMKYGFEGLT, encoded by the coding sequence ATGTATACCAAGCAAGAATTAAGTGCAACAAGACAAAAGTTTTGGACAACATTTGGACACTATATGAAGCCTGTTCCAAATGCTGAAGGGAGAAGAATAAATTGGAAAAATTACAAAACAGGGGTGAAACACATGTATTTCAGGATGAAAGCAGAGCGGGATTTTGCTTCTATATCTATAGAAGTACAGCATCCAGACAGTGAGATACGAAGTTTATTGTATGATCAATTGCTGACCTTTAAAGGTGTTTTTCAGCAAGAAGTAAATGAAGAATGGGAATGGAAAGCTGATCTTCCCAACGATTGGGGTGAAAATTTAAGTAAAGTAGAAAAAAAACTTGAGGGAGTAAATGTGATGGATCAGGATGATTGGCCAAAAATTATTTCTTTCCTAAAACCAAGGATAATTGCCATTGATTCTTTTTGGGCCAATATGAAGTACGGCTTTGAGGGTTTGACCTAG
- a CDS encoding 4'-phosphopantetheinyl transferase family protein — protein sequence MLTKIEKISPLSAFAINNIKSSENTSMDFLSFREKLSLANIGHPQKRKEWKAARLAIKNTLDSLSLPYPGFYKDNHGKSHAMDDSGHVSLTHHGDYAAAIFHREMSVGIDLERVRDKTVPLGPKYLDPSEMEFLGSDPFLYTLAWSVKESIYKCQGKKGISLRQNIILEPFTAHDKIIKGKIYGSDFSDHHYQVMSYSENDMILTYTVW from the coding sequence ATGTTAACAAAAATAGAAAAAATTAGTCCTTTATCTGCTTTTGCCATCAACAATATTAAATCCTCCGAAAACACGTCCATGGACTTTTTGAGTTTTAGGGAAAAGCTCTCACTTGCAAATATAGGGCATCCTCAAAAAAGAAAAGAATGGAAAGCTGCAAGACTGGCCATCAAGAATACATTAGATAGTCTATCCCTACCCTATCCCGGATTTTATAAAGACAATCATGGAAAGTCCCACGCCATGGATGACTCAGGCCATGTATCTCTCACGCACCATGGAGACTATGCTGCCGCGATATTTCATAGAGAGATGTCTGTAGGCATAGATTTAGAACGAGTTAGAGACAAAACAGTTCCATTAGGCCCAAAATACTTGGATCCTTCCGAAATGGAGTTTTTGGGATCAGACCCTTTCTTATACACTTTGGCTTGGTCTGTTAAGGAAAGTATCTATAAATGTCAAGGAAAAAAAGGCATTAGCCTTCGTCAAAATATAATTTTGGAGCCTTTTACAGCCCATGATAAAATCATAAAAGGCAAAATTTATGGCTCAGATTTTTCAGATCATCATTATCAGGTTATGTCTTATTCTGAAAACGACATGATTCTTACTTATACCGTATGGTGA
- a CDS encoding thioredoxin domain-containing protein produces the protein MKIFLGCFVMSIFWTTAIFGQKVSNVKMVDAITNQEYSLDNNKSATAQVFIFYTLKCPYSKLYNSRIKALKEKYTASNISFALVNPNAGEDNEIPEKLSTLPFAKNNNIPFLMDTQQVFTKMTKVSKIPEVVIITSGPTGYSIAYRGAIDNNAQAMESATVHHLSAALDDIINRDRPSPMVTRAVGCNIKLKP, from the coding sequence ATGAAGATTTTTTTGGGGTGTTTTGTAATGAGTATATTTTGGACCACGGCCATTTTTGGCCAAAAGGTTTCCAATGTTAAGATGGTAGACGCGATCACCAATCAGGAATATTCCCTTGATAATAATAAATCAGCTACAGCTCAAGTTTTTATTTTTTATACCCTGAAATGCCCTTATTCCAAACTTTATAATTCCCGGATAAAAGCTTTAAAAGAAAAATATACTGCTTCAAATATTTCCTTTGCCTTGGTAAATCCAAATGCCGGAGAAGACAATGAAATCCCTGAAAAACTTAGCACTCTTCCCTTTGCCAAGAACAATAATATTCCCTTTTTAATGGATACTCAACAAGTATTTACTAAAATGACCAAGGTATCAAAAATACCTGAAGTAGTGATTATCACTTCAGGGCCTACCGGATATAGTATCGCATATAGAGGGGCTATTGACAACAATGCACAAGCAATGGAAAGCGCTACCGTGCATCATCTTTCAGCTGCATTGGATGACATCATTAATAGGGACCGCCCCAGCCCTATGGTAACCCGGGCTGTTGGCTGCAATATAAAACTTAAACCTTAG